In Amycolatopsis coloradensis, one genomic interval encodes:
- a CDS encoding SDR family NAD(P)-dependent oxidoreductase: protein MTRPSFVVTGASSGIGRACVAELVRRGAHVWASVRTDADETELARVHGEAVTVLRMDLRDPASIAACGEKVAAAGPLRGLVNNAGMARPGPLEHVPLEDFRQQLEVNVTGQLAVTQAMLPALRAAPAARVVTVGSMGGRIAGPMVGPYHTSKFGLVGLTDSLRAELAPSGIGVVLVEPGAVATSIWPRARAAAGEVRAALPEAARERYAAQLDEAERSAERSARNGVPPERAARVVVHALTARRVAPRYLVGRDAHIAAVLANLPFRLRYRLTAAKR, encoded by the coding sequence ATGACCCGTCCGTCCTTTGTGGTCACCGGGGCGTCGAGCGGGATCGGCCGGGCGTGCGTGGCCGAACTCGTCCGGCGGGGCGCCCACGTCTGGGCCAGTGTGCGTACCGACGCGGACGAAACGGAACTCGCCCGTGTTCACGGCGAGGCCGTCACCGTACTGCGGATGGATCTCCGCGATCCGGCGTCGATCGCGGCGTGCGGTGAGAAGGTCGCGGCGGCGGGCCCGCTCCGCGGTCTGGTGAACAACGCCGGGATGGCCCGGCCGGGACCGCTGGAACACGTCCCGCTCGAGGACTTCCGGCAGCAGCTGGAGGTCAACGTCACCGGTCAGCTGGCCGTCACGCAGGCGATGCTGCCCGCGCTGCGTGCCGCGCCCGCCGCCAGGGTGGTGACGGTCGGGTCGATGGGCGGGCGGATCGCCGGGCCGATGGTCGGGCCGTATCACACGTCGAAGTTCGGCCTGGTCGGCTTGACCGACAGCCTGCGGGCCGAACTGGCGCCGTCCGGGATCGGCGTCGTCCTCGTCGAGCCCGGTGCCGTCGCCACGTCGATCTGGCCGCGCGCCCGCGCCGCAGCCGGAGAAGTGCGTGCCGCCCTGCCGGAAGCCGCGCGGGAAAGGTATGCGGCGCAACTGGACGAGGCCGAACGCAGCGCGGAGCGGTCCGCGCGGAACGGTGTGCCGCCCGAGCGGGCGGCGAGGGTCGTCGTCCACGCGCTGACCGCCCGGCGGGTCGCGCCGCGGTACTTGGTCGGCAGGGACGCGCATATCGCGGCGGTACTGGCGAACCTGCCGTTCCGCCTCCGCTACCGGTTGACGGCGGCGAAGCGATGA
- a CDS encoding alpha/beta hydrolase family protein, whose product MRTTSRRLRAVASLTVAACLLPSVAAAPARAESGVPDARADDGSHVVAQTTVDGDPRMLDLTVRSVGVGSYAMVRLILPSRWEADPERKWPAVYLLAGETRLQDYRGWTANTDIRKLADDSGALVVMPGSGSAGFFSDWWNYGKNVVLNQWETFTAVEIPQLIDRGYRGDGRRVAAGLSLGGYGAVELAARRPGVFRFAGSFSGNLNPTGPFGELLTSAIVASARQDPEALWGDRRRESSRWDAHDPLVNADRLRGTELYLSTGNGLPGPFDGKLPIDVLPGAMLLEFLCSGQTTAMADRLNRLGVPVMTDFYGPGTHHWAYWQDQLHKTWPRMLRALSAPAKPGEAT is encoded by the coding sequence ATGCGCACTACTTCGAGGCGGCTGCGGGCCGTCGCGTCGCTGACGGTCGCGGCGTGCTTGCTGCCGAGCGTCGCCGCCGCACCGGCGCGGGCCGAGAGCGGTGTCCCGGACGCCCGTGCCGACGACGGCTCGCACGTCGTCGCCCAGACCACTGTGGACGGTGACCCGCGGATGCTGGATCTCACCGTGCGCTCGGTCGGCGTCGGGAGCTACGCGATGGTCCGGCTGATCCTGCCGTCAAGGTGGGAAGCCGATCCGGAGCGGAAGTGGCCGGCGGTGTACCTGCTCGCCGGTGAGACGCGCCTCCAGGACTACCGCGGGTGGACCGCCAATACCGACATCCGGAAACTCGCCGACGACTCGGGTGCGCTCGTGGTGATGCCGGGTTCCGGTTCCGCCGGGTTCTTTTCCGACTGGTGGAATTACGGCAAGAACGTCGTGCTCAACCAGTGGGAGACGTTCACCGCGGTCGAGATCCCGCAGCTGATCGATCGCGGCTATCGCGGGGACGGGCGGCGGGTCGCGGCGGGGCTCTCGCTCGGCGGATACGGCGCGGTGGAACTCGCCGCCCGGCGGCCGGGAGTGTTCCGCTTCGCCGGGTCGTTCAGCGGCAATCTCAACCCCACCGGCCCGTTCGGCGAGCTGCTGACCAGCGCGATCGTCGCCTCGGCCCGGCAGGATCCCGAAGCACTCTGGGGCGACCGGAGGCGCGAGTCGTCCCGGTGGGACGCCCATGATCCGCTGGTGAACGCCGACCGCCTTCGCGGCACCGAGCTGTATCTGTCCACGGGCAACGGCCTGCCGGGGCCGTTCGACGGGAAACTCCCGATCGACGTGCTGCCCGGCGCGATGCTGCTCGAATTCCTGTGCTCCGGCCAGACCACCGCGATGGCGGATCGGCTGAACCGGCTCGGCGTCCCGGTCATGACGGACTTCTACGGGCCGGGCACGCACCACTGGGCGTACTGGCAGGACCAGCTGCACAAGACCTGGCCGAGGATGCTGCGGGCGCTTTCCGCGCCGGCGAAGCCGGGGGAGGCGACATGA
- a CDS encoding glycosyltransferase → MTRLVVIVAPGSRGDVQPCIALGRGLDGDRVRVLAAERFRTLVTGHGLDFAPLSADPSEILGSDGGREWTEGRTSATFLRGLRGALAPVMERLLADVQGGAAGADLVLAPTLGFLGAHLGASLGVPDVELHYQPSVPTRAFAHPLVPWAAKAGPCGRRLSFRAVDAVAWQVLRPEVDRWRERSLGLPAAGLRGPRRSETPVLCGFSDAVVPRPKDWPSRVHVTGYWFLEAPAAWRPDPRLRDFLASGPPPVYIGFGSMRPSEAERTFAAVRTALRRAGLRGLLGTDAASGDDDLLTVGDVPHAWLFPRTAAVVHHGGAGTTAAALRAGVPALVCPVFSDQPYWGDRVFRLGAGPRPLPLRGLTADSLTARLLELSGNLLYRRGAQYVAGRLRDEDGVARAREVLRELG, encoded by the coding sequence ATGACCAGGCTCGTCGTGATCGTCGCTCCGGGCTCTCGCGGCGACGTCCAGCCGTGCATCGCCCTGGGGCGTGGTCTCGACGGCGACCGGGTCCGGGTGCTGGCGGCCGAGCGGTTCCGCACCTTGGTGACCGGGCACGGCCTGGATTTCGCGCCGCTCTCCGCCGACCCGAGCGAGATCCTCGGATCGGACGGCGGACGCGAATGGACCGAGGGGCGCACGTCCGCGACCTTCCTGCGTGGGCTGCGCGGTGCGTTGGCCCCGGTGATGGAGCGTCTGCTGGCCGACGTCCAGGGAGGAGCGGCGGGGGCTGACCTCGTCCTCGCCCCGACGCTCGGGTTCCTCGGCGCGCACCTGGGTGCCTCGCTCGGCGTCCCCGACGTCGAGCTGCACTACCAGCCCAGCGTGCCGACACGGGCGTTCGCGCATCCGCTGGTGCCGTGGGCGGCCAAGGCCGGGCCGTGCGGCAGGCGGTTGAGTTTCCGCGCTGTCGACGCCGTCGCCTGGCAGGTGCTGAGGCCGGAGGTGGACCGGTGGCGCGAGCGGTCGCTGGGGCTGCCCGCGGCCGGTCTCCGCGGACCCCGGCGATCGGAAACCCCGGTGCTGTGCGGTTTTTCCGACGCGGTCGTGCCACGGCCGAAGGATTGGCCGTCGAGGGTGCACGTCACCGGGTACTGGTTTCTCGAGGCGCCCGCCGCGTGGCGGCCGGACCCGCGACTGCGGGATTTCCTCGCGTCCGGACCGCCTCCGGTGTACATCGGCTTCGGCAGCATGCGGCCGTCGGAGGCGGAGCGGACGTTCGCCGCCGTCCGCACGGCGTTGCGCCGGGCGGGGTTACGCGGCCTGCTCGGTACCGATGCCGCGTCCGGCGACGACGATCTGCTGACGGTCGGGGACGTCCCGCACGCGTGGCTGTTCCCGCGCACGGCGGCGGTGGTGCACCACGGCGGCGCGGGCACGACCGCGGCCGCGTTGCGCGCTGGGGTCCCGGCGCTGGTCTGCCCGGTGTTCTCCGACCAGCCCTACTGGGGAGACCGGGTGTTCCGGCTCGGTGCCGGGCCGCGACCGCTGCCGCTCCGGGGCCTCACCGCGGACTCGCTGACCGCGCGGCTGCTGGAGCTGTCCGGCAACCTGCTGTACCGCCGCGGCGCCCAGTACGTCGCCGGGCGGTTGCGGGACGAGGACGGGGTGGCGCGGGCGCGGGAGGTCCTGCGGGAACTCGGCTAG